A single region of the Aeromonas hydrophila subsp. hydrophila ATCC 7966 genome encodes:
- a CDS encoding ABC transporter ATP-binding protein, whose product MNSTPIINVKGLGKTVRLGQESLTILEGIDLQVNSGETVALVGASGSGKSTLLGLLAGLDLPSQGDIEILGQSLLQLDEEGRARLRAEQVGFVFQSFLLLPTLSALENVMLPAELRGETRCEPRARELLAAVGLGERLHHLPPRLSGGEQQRVAIARAFMTRPSLLLADEPTGNLDSKTGERVIELLFELNREHGTTLVVVTHDHELAQRCQRQLVMAAGRLAAAVSASEAASAARVRELS is encoded by the coding sequence ATGAATTCAACTCCCATTATCAACGTCAAGGGCCTGGGCAAGACAGTGCGCCTGGGCCAGGAAAGCCTCACCATCCTTGAAGGGATCGACCTGCAAGTCAATAGCGGCGAAACGGTGGCGCTGGTCGGCGCCTCCGGCTCCGGCAAGTCCACCCTGCTGGGGCTGCTGGCCGGGCTGGATCTGCCGAGCCAGGGAGATATCGAGATCCTCGGCCAGTCGTTGTTGCAGCTGGACGAGGAGGGGCGTGCCCGGCTGCGGGCCGAGCAGGTGGGCTTTGTGTTCCAGTCCTTCCTGCTGCTGCCCACCCTGAGCGCGCTGGAGAACGTCATGCTGCCTGCCGAGCTGCGTGGCGAGACCCGCTGCGAGCCGCGGGCTCGCGAGCTGCTGGCGGCGGTCGGCCTCGGCGAACGGCTGCACCATCTGCCGCCGCGCCTCTCCGGCGGTGAACAGCAGCGGGTCGCCATTGCCCGGGCCTTCATGACCCGGCCCAGCCTGCTGCTGGCCGATGAACCCACCGGCAACCTCGACAGCAAGACCGGGGAGCGGGTGATCGAGCTATTGTTCGAGCTCAACCGCGAGCATGGCACCACGCTCGTGGTGGTGACCCATGATCACGAGCTGGCTCAGCGTTGCCAGCGACAGCTGGTGATGGCGGCGGGCCGACTGGCGGCGGCTGTGTCAGCATCCGAAGCCGCCTCTGCAGCAAGAGTCAGGGAGCTGTCATGA
- a CDS encoding arylesterase: MTRFLFALCCLVSSVQAQTLLVLGDSLSAGYQMPAEQSWPALLNQKWQQQGGKHQLINASISGETTQGALARLPALLKEHQPDWVLIELGGNDGLRGFAPAITRDNLTRMVALTKAQQVKTVLTQIQLPRNYGARYLRQFEQIFPELASANQLPLMPFFMDDIALRPELMMNDGIHPTAAAQPQIRDRVASFIEPLLTQ, from the coding sequence ATGACGCGTTTCCTGTTTGCCTTGTGCTGCCTGGTGTCATCGGTGCAGGCCCAGACCCTGCTGGTACTGGGCGACAGCCTGAGTGCAGGTTATCAGATGCCGGCGGAGCAGAGCTGGCCTGCGCTGCTCAATCAGAAATGGCAGCAGCAGGGGGGTAAACATCAGCTTATCAATGCCAGCATCAGTGGTGAAACTACGCAAGGGGCGCTGGCCAGATTGCCGGCCCTGCTCAAGGAACATCAACCGGACTGGGTGCTGATCGAGCTGGGTGGCAACGACGGGCTGCGCGGGTTCGCGCCGGCCATTACCCGGGACAATCTCACCAGGATGGTGGCGCTGACCAAGGCGCAACAGGTAAAAACCGTGCTGACCCAGATCCAGCTGCCGCGCAACTACGGCGCGCGCTACCTGCGCCAGTTCGAGCAGATCTTCCCGGAACTGGCCAGCGCCAATCAGCTGCCGCTGATGCCCTTCTTCATGGATGATATTGCGCTGCGCCCTGAACTCATGATGAACGATGGCATCCACCCCACCGCCGCCGCCCAGCCGCAGATCCGCGACCGGGTGGCCAGCTTCATCGAGCCGCTGCTGACCCAGTGA
- a CDS encoding chemotaxis protein CheV, with translation MASILDSVDQRTQLVGENRLELLMFRLGSQQLFAINVFKVREVVKLPHLNKMPGAHHNISGVANIRGTSIPVINLRSAIGMRPMPIDAESNLIITEYNRTIQGFLVGQVANIVNMTWKDILPPPRSAGRANYLTAITRIPEDGIDQIVEIIDVEKVLAEIITYDIRISEEVLDREILPEMHGRKVLIVDDSSTARNLVRETLGQLGLEVIECQDGLQALNLLKGWCDAGKKVTDEILLMITDAEMPEMDGYRLTHEIRSDARMSDLFITLNTSLSGNFNEAMVKKVGCDRFISKFQPDLLVGVAQERLRQILER, from the coding sequence ATGGCGAGCATATTGGATTCAGTGGACCAACGTACCCAGCTGGTAGGGGAGAACCGCCTGGAGCTGTTGATGTTCCGTTTGGGATCCCAACAGTTGTTTGCTATCAACGTGTTCAAGGTGCGGGAAGTGGTCAAGCTGCCCCATCTCAACAAGATGCCGGGAGCGCACCACAACATCAGCGGGGTGGCCAACATCCGTGGCACCTCGATCCCGGTGATCAACCTGCGCAGCGCCATCGGCATGCGCCCCATGCCCATCGATGCCGAGTCCAACCTGATCATTACCGAATACAACCGCACCATTCAGGGCTTTCTGGTGGGGCAGGTGGCCAACATCGTCAACATGACTTGGAAGGACATACTGCCGCCGCCGCGTTCCGCCGGGCGGGCGAACTACCTGACCGCCATCACTCGCATTCCCGAGGACGGCATCGATCAGATCGTCGAGATCATCGACGTGGAGAAGGTGCTGGCCGAGATCATCACCTATGACATCCGCATCTCGGAAGAGGTGCTGGATCGGGAGATCCTGCCGGAAATGCACGGCCGCAAGGTGCTCATCGTCGATGACTCCAGCACGGCCCGCAACCTGGTGCGCGAAACCCTGGGCCAGCTGGGTCTGGAGGTGATCGAGTGCCAGGATGGCCTGCAGGCGCTTAACTTGCTCAAGGGGTGGTGCGATGCGGGCAAGAAGGTGACCGACGAGATCCTGCTGATGATCACCGATGCCGAGATGCCGGAGATGGACGGCTACCGGTTGACCCACGAAATTCGCAGCGATGCCCGCATGTCCGATCTCTTCATCACCCTCAACACCTCGCTGAGCGGCAACTTCAACGAGGCCATGGTCAAGAAGGTGGGCTGTGATCGATTCATCTCCAAGTTCCAGCCAGACCTGCTGGTCGGGGTGGCCCAGGAGCGGTTGCGCCAGATCCTGGAACGCTGA